One region of Anaeromyxobacter paludicola genomic DNA includes:
- a CDS encoding sensor histidine kinase — translation MLRLRWLIVPVFVAVDLASTLLTNQGAPWTALGFGAGLLLLNAAYSAFLSRRIPLAWLLRMARFESALVVSVPVLVVLLHRDPRNALRYGVLVGVVGAAAVLPRTIEVAVVGIWAIASLVIADVVAMGFDPALLSHDTVARWAMESGIIATVGIIAAYLHGSRELSAERLRITSEAADRARSEWEATVDLLHEAVVVSDLGGAVIRCNRAFAKLLGARPHELAGRLLPQILEGHPPRWYEGKTDGIIEVEDTVFDSLFEITTTRTGDRLVRVIRDVGELRRLYTRLVQADKLAAVGVLASSVAHEINNPTAFVTSNLEELGRYLGAYESGLAELAEASLAAGAAERASLVLQRPEMVFARREAASAVTESLQGMERIRQVVSTLRSAARRDQAGEPASAVSLGEVVDTVVRTASQDLRAAAAKVDLAEGIEVLGHRGELVDVVLNLVVNAIQARDEVRPNRIEVLLRREGSQAVIQVADTGKGIAPQHLKRLFEPFFTTKPAGQGTGLGLSLARNIVLAHGGSIDVESEVDVGTTFTVRLPLLEADAELAQVETLRPRGQRAHP, via the coding sequence ATGCTGCGTCTCCGGTGGCTCATCGTGCCGGTCTTCGTCGCGGTCGATCTCGCGAGCACCCTCCTCACCAACCAGGGCGCGCCCTGGACGGCGCTCGGCTTCGGCGCCGGCCTGCTGCTCCTGAACGCCGCCTACTCCGCCTTCCTCTCCCGCCGGATCCCGCTCGCCTGGCTGCTCCGGATGGCCCGCTTCGAGTCGGCCCTGGTGGTCTCGGTGCCGGTGCTGGTGGTGCTGCTCCACCGCGACCCGCGCAACGCGCTGCGCTACGGCGTGCTGGTGGGCGTGGTGGGCGCCGCGGCGGTGCTGCCGCGCACCATCGAGGTGGCGGTGGTCGGGATCTGGGCCATCGCCTCGCTCGTGATCGCCGACGTCGTCGCCATGGGCTTCGACCCCGCGCTGCTGTCGCACGACACGGTGGCGCGCTGGGCCATGGAGAGCGGCATCATCGCCACGGTCGGCATCATCGCCGCCTACCTCCACGGCAGCCGCGAGCTCAGCGCCGAGCGGCTGCGCATCACGAGCGAGGCCGCCGACCGCGCCCGCTCGGAGTGGGAGGCCACGGTGGACCTCCTGCACGAGGCGGTGGTGGTGAGCGACCTCGGCGGCGCGGTGATCCGCTGCAACCGGGCCTTCGCGAAGCTCCTGGGCGCGCGCCCGCACGAGCTCGCCGGCCGGCTCCTGCCGCAGATCCTCGAGGGCCACCCGCCCCGCTGGTACGAGGGGAAGACCGACGGCATCATCGAGGTGGAGGACACCGTCTTCGACTCGCTCTTCGAGATCACCACCACCCGGACCGGCGACCGGCTGGTGCGCGTGATCCGCGACGTGGGCGAGCTGCGGCGGCTCTACACCCGCCTCGTCCAGGCCGACAAGCTGGCGGCGGTGGGCGTGCTCGCGTCGAGCGTGGCGCACGAGATCAACAACCCGACCGCCTTCGTCACCTCCAACCTGGAGGAGCTCGGGCGCTACCTCGGGGCCTACGAGAGCGGCCTCGCCGAGCTGGCCGAGGCGAGCCTCGCCGCCGGGGCCGCCGAGCGCGCCAGCCTGGTGCTGCAGCGGCCGGAGATGGTCTTCGCGCGGCGCGAGGCGGCGAGCGCGGTGACGGAGAGCCTGCAGGGGATGGAGCGGATCCGGCAGGTGGTGTCCACCCTCCGCTCGGCGGCCCGGCGCGACCAGGCCGGCGAGCCGGCCTCCGCGGTGTCGCTCGGCGAGGTGGTGGACACGGTGGTGCGCACCGCCTCGCAGGACCTCCGGGCCGCGGCGGCGAAGGTCGATCTCGCCGAGGGGATCGAGGTGCTCGGGCACCGCGGCGAGCTCGTGGACGTGGTGCTCAACCTCGTGGTGAACGCCATCCAGGCGCGCGACGAGGTCCGGCCGAACCGGATCGAGGTCCTGCTCCGCCGCGAGGGGAGCCAGGCCGTGATCCAGGTCGCGGACACCGGCAAGGGGATCGCGCCGCAGCACCTGAAGCGGCTCTTCGAGCCGTTCTTCACCACCAAGCCGGCCGGCCAGGGCACCGGCCTCGGCCTCTCGCTGGCGCGGAACATCGTGCTGGCGCACGGCGGCTCCATCGACGTCGAGAGCGAGGTGGACGTGGGCACCACGTTCACGGTCCGCCTGCCGCTGCTCGAGGCCGACGCGGAGCTGGCGCAGGTCGAGACGCTGCGTCCCCGCGGGCAGCGGGCGCACCCGTAG
- a CDS encoding ATP-dependent DNA helicase produces MAHAVADALSRRRYLIAEAGTGTGKTLAYLVPAVLSGRKVVVSTATKTLQEQIWFKDLPLLQRHCGLELSAAYLKGRANYLCLARYEKFARAPTFPAREEAAHWPIIAAWARRTETGDRSELDLPDQYGAWRELSATGETCLGRDCDRYEDCFVTRARALAGQADVVLVNHHLFFADLAMRTSRAGVEVLPAYDAVVFDEAHALEETATEYFGLQVSSYRVEELCRDAGRAVGDRPDLAAMMKEQTAGILHAGERFFAALAERLRAAGGRAQRAFPARGRAGARPEEDLRVPLSEAILEPLAGEQQRLDGALEELRGLLAEAEAPALVQLARRAAELRVELGAVTALNERSRVYFGELRGRGAFLRAAPIDVAEELVDRLYRRVDTVVFTSATLAAQGRFDFFRRQVGLAPEFEVEEARYPGPFDYRRQAALVVPQDLPEPASPAFGEASARAIEELTAITGGRAFVLCTSSRAMRQLREACRHLPYRLLLQGELPKHRLVAQFRAEPSVLFATQSFWEGVDVPGEALSLVVIDKLPFAPPGDPVVQARLEALAQEGRDGFSELQVPAAALSLRQGFGRLIRSAADRGIVAILDRRLLTKGYGRSFLASLPPAPLLRTIADARRWWEAG; encoded by the coding sequence ATGGCCCACGCCGTGGCCGACGCGCTCTCCCGGCGGCGCTACCTCATCGCCGAGGCCGGCACCGGGACCGGCAAGACCCTCGCCTACCTCGTCCCGGCGGTGCTCTCGGGCCGCAAGGTGGTGGTCTCCACGGCGACCAAGACGCTCCAGGAGCAGATCTGGTTCAAGGACCTGCCGCTCCTGCAGCGCCACTGCGGGCTCGAGCTCTCCGCCGCCTACCTGAAGGGCCGGGCCAACTACCTCTGCCTCGCCCGCTACGAGAAGTTCGCCCGCGCGCCCACCTTCCCCGCGCGCGAGGAGGCGGCCCACTGGCCCATCATCGCCGCCTGGGCGCGGCGCACCGAGACCGGCGATCGGAGCGAGCTCGACCTCCCCGACCAGTACGGCGCCTGGCGCGAGCTCTCCGCCACCGGCGAGACCTGCCTCGGCCGCGACTGCGACCGCTATGAGGACTGCTTCGTCACCCGCGCCCGCGCCCTCGCCGGCCAGGCCGACGTGGTGCTCGTGAACCACCACCTCTTCTTCGCCGATCTCGCCATGCGGACCTCGCGCGCCGGCGTGGAGGTGCTCCCGGCCTACGACGCGGTGGTCTTCGACGAGGCGCACGCGCTCGAGGAGACCGCCACCGAGTACTTCGGGCTGCAGGTCTCCTCCTATCGCGTGGAGGAGCTCTGCCGGGACGCCGGCCGCGCCGTCGGCGACCGGCCCGACCTCGCGGCGATGATGAAGGAGCAGACCGCCGGCATCCTGCACGCCGGCGAGCGGTTCTTCGCCGCGCTCGCCGAGCGGCTCCGGGCCGCCGGCGGCCGCGCCCAGCGCGCCTTCCCGGCCCGCGGCCGCGCCGGCGCCCGCCCGGAGGAGGACCTGCGCGTCCCGCTCTCGGAGGCCATCCTGGAGCCGCTCGCGGGCGAGCAGCAGCGGCTCGACGGCGCGCTCGAGGAGCTCCGGGGGCTCCTCGCCGAGGCCGAGGCGCCGGCGCTGGTGCAGCTGGCCCGGCGGGCGGCCGAGCTGCGGGTCGAGCTCGGGGCGGTCACCGCGCTCAACGAGCGGAGCCGGGTCTACTTCGGCGAGCTGCGCGGCCGCGGCGCCTTCCTGCGCGCCGCCCCCATCGACGTGGCCGAGGAGCTGGTGGACCGGCTCTACCGGCGGGTGGACACCGTGGTCTTCACGAGCGCCACCCTGGCGGCCCAGGGGCGGTTCGACTTCTTCCGCCGGCAGGTGGGGCTCGCGCCCGAGTTCGAGGTGGAGGAGGCGCGCTACCCCGGGCCGTTCGACTACCGGCGGCAGGCGGCGCTGGTGGTGCCGCAGGACCTGCCGGAGCCGGCGAGCCCGGCCTTCGGCGAGGCCTCGGCGCGCGCCATCGAGGAGCTCACCGCCATCACCGGCGGGAGGGCCTTCGTGCTCTGCACCAGCTCGCGCGCCATGCGCCAGCTCCGCGAGGCCTGCCGGCACCTGCCGTACCGGCTGCTCCTGCAGGGCGAGCTGCCCAAGCACCGGCTGGTGGCGCAGTTCCGCGCCGAGCCCTCGGTGCTCTTCGCCACCCAGAGCTTCTGGGAGGGCGTGGACGTGCCCGGGGAGGCGCTGTCGCTCGTGGTCATCGACAAGCTCCCCTTCGCGCCGCCGGGCGACCCGGTGGTGCAGGCGCGGCTCGAGGCGCTGGCGCAGGAGGGGCGCGACGGCTTCTCGGAGCTGCAGGTGCCGGCGGCCGCGCTCTCGCTGCGGCAGGGGTTCGGCCGGCTCATCCGCAGCGCCGCCGACCGCGGCATCGTCGCCATCCTCGACCGGCGGCTGCTCACCAAGGGCTACGGCCGGTCCTTCCTGGCCTCGCTGCCGCCGGCGCCGCTCCTGCGCACCATCGCCGACGCCCGGCGCTGGTGGGAGGCGGGGTAG